One Benincasa hispida cultivar B227 chromosome 5, ASM972705v1, whole genome shotgun sequence genomic window carries:
- the LOC120077797 gene encoding protein trichome birefringence-like 12, whose protein sequence is MHRKLIRPLFQWMILLPLLILFLYSLTVSLHAPTSPSPQIKKISASPTCNLFKGQWIRDPNRRPIYDETCPFHRNAWNCLRNQRENMGIINSWKWVPQTCDLPRIDPFRFLDLMKNRNIGFVGDSLNENFLTSFLCSLRVADLGVKKWKRKGAWKGAYFPKFNVTVAYHRAVLLAKYKWQPKYSASDDQSQSEGVYRVDVDIPADDWANITNFYDVLVFNTGHWWGYDKFPKEKPLVFYRAGQPILPALEMMDGLKLVLKLMVSRIQKEIPGKTLKFWRLQSPRHFYGGEWNQNGSCLFNEPLEESQLDIWFDPSNNGVNREARTINRLINEAIRDSDIEVLDLTHLSEFRADAHPAIWLGRKDAVAVWGQDCMHWCLPGVPDTWVDILSELISHHLKTR, encoded by the exons ATGCATCGTAAACTCATCCGACCCCTCTTCCAATGGATGATCCTTCTTCCCCTCTTGATCCTCTTTCTCTACTCCTTAACCGTGTCTCTTCACGCACCCACTTCACCATCTCCGCAAATAAAAAAGATTTCTGCATCGCCCACATGCAATCTCTTCAAGGGCCAGTGGATTCGAGACCCCAATCGCCGACCCATTTATGATGAGACTTGCCCATTTCATAGAAACGCCTGGAATTGCTTGAGGAACCAAAGAGAGAATATGGGTATAATCAATTCGTGGAAATGGGTGCCTCAAACCTGCGACTTGCCCCGGATTGATCCTTTCAGATTTCTGGATCTAATGAAAAACAGGAATATTGGGTTTGTTGGTGATTCTTTGAATGAGAATTTCTTGACTTCGTTTTTGTGTAGTCTTAGAGTGGCTGATTTGGGTGTAAAGAAGTGGAAGAGGAAAGGGGCTTGGAAGGGTGCTTATTTTCCAAAGTTCAATGTGACGGTTGCTTATCATCGTGCAGTGTTGCTCGCCAAATACAA GTGGCAGCCAAAATATTCTGCTTCTGATGACCAAAGTCAATCAGAAGGAGTATACAGAGTGGATGTTGATATTCCTGCAGATGATTGGGCAAACATCACCAACTTCTACGATGTTCTTGTGTTTAACACTGGCCATTg GTGGGGTTATGATAAGTTCCCAAAAGAGAAACCTCTAGTTTTTTATCGTGCTGGTCAACCGATACTTCCAGCTCTCGAGATGATGGATGGACTCAAACTTGTTCTTAAACTTATGGTCTCCCGCATACAAAAAGAAATTCCTGGCAAGACACTTAAGTTTTGGCGTCTACAATCCCCTAGACATTTTTATGGTGGTGAATGGAATCAAAATGGCAGCTGCTTATTCAATGAACCCCTTGAAGAATCTCAG CTAGACATTTGGTTTGATCCAAGCAACAATGGGGTGAATAGAGAAGCAAGAACAATAAATCGCCTCATCAACGAGGCAATACGTGACTCGGATATTGAGGTTCTTGATCTCACTCACTTGAGTGAGTTCAGAGCAGATGCTCATCCAGCCATTTGGTTGGGAAGAAAAGATGCAGTAGCTGTTTGGGGACAGGACTGCATGCATTGGTGCTTACCAGGAGTTCCAGATACATGGGTTGATATTTTGTCCGAACTCATCAGTCATCACTTAAAGACGAGATAA
- the LOC120077796 gene encoding glutamyl-tRNA reductase 2, chloroplastic, with amino-acid sequence MAAAVGGLMTCFVRPSVEFIAPSTSYSSPVRVFFKPFKGNRLVLKREGSWGPRCEIDPNSTSVRSDLIGSNALAPSALELLKTSSVNRYTRERSSIVVIGLNVHTAPVELREKLAIPEAQWPQAIGELCSLNHIEEAAVLSTCNRIEIYVVALSQHRGVKEVTEWMSKRSGIPILELCKHRVLLYNNDATQHLFEVSAGLDSLVLGEGQILAQVKHVVKTGQGVAGFDRKISGLFKHAISVGKRVRTETNISSGSVSVSSAAVELAQKKLPESSYATAKVMVVGAGKMGKLVIKHLVAKGCRKMVVVNRTQDSVDALSKELKDVEIIYKPLSEILACAAEVDVIFTCTASKTPLFTKEHVAMLPPTCTETGIRLFVDISVPRNVEPCVSDLESVSVFNVDDLKEVVAANKEDRLRKVQDAQSIIAEEINKFEAWKDSLETVPTIKKFRAYVERIRAAELDKCLSKMGEDIPKKKKVAINDLSLGIANKLLHGPIQHLRCDGNDSRTLDEILQNMHAINRMFDLETDLSVLEEKIRAKVERGQK; translated from the exons GAGTGTTGAATTTATTGCTCCTTCAACGTCGTATTCTTCTCCGGTGCGTGTGTTCTTCAAGCCCTTTAAGGGTAACAGACTTGTGTTGAAGAGGGAAGGTTCTTGGGGTCCTAGGTGCGAGATCGATCCCAATTCCACCTCGGTTCGAAGCGATCTGATTGGTTCGAATGCACTTGCTCCTTCGGCTCTTGAATTGCTTAAGACATCTTCAGTTAATA GATATACAAGAGAAAGGAGCAGTATTGTGGTGATTGGTCTTAATGTTCACACTGCACCAGTAGAGTTGCGTGAGAAACTTGCCATTCCAGAAGCTCAATGGCCTCAGGCCATTGGTGAACTCTGTTCTCTAAACCATATAGAAGAAGCTGCTGTTCTTAGTACTTGTAATCGGATTGAGATTTATGTTGTAGCATTGTCGCAACATCGTGGGGTTAAAGAAGTGACAGAATGGATGTCCAAG AGAAGTGGAATTCCTATTTTAGAGCTTTGTAAGCATAGGGTTCTATTATACAATAATGATGCAACTCAACACCTATTTGAAGTTTCTGCGGGTCTTGACTCTCTTGTGCTTGGAGAAGGTCAAATTCTTGCTCAGGTGAAACATGTTGTTAAAACAGGACAAGGTGTAGCTGGTTTTGACAGAAAAATTAGTGGGTTGTTCAAGCATGCAATCAGTGTCGGAAAGCGGGTTAGAACTGAGACCAACATTTCCTCGGGGTCGGTTTCTGTCAGTTCAGCTGCTGTGGAGCTTGCACAGAAGAAACTTCCAGAATCTTCATATGCTACTGCAAAAGTGATGGTAGTTGGTGCAGGAAAAATGGGGAAACTTGTGATCAAACACTTGGTCGCAAAAGGATGTAGGAAGATGGTGGTTGTGAACAGAACTCAGGACAGTGTTGATGCTCTAAGCAAGGAACTCAAAGATGTTGAGATAATCTACAAACCCCTCTCAGAGATTTTAGCATGTGCTGCAGAGGTAGATGTCATCTTCACGTGCACTGCTTCAAAAACGCCCTTATTTACGAAGGAGCATGTAGCTATGCTACCCCCTACATGTACAGAAACAGGAATACGTTTATTTGTTGATATATCAGTTCCGAGGAATGTCGAGCCATGTGTATCAGATCTTGAGAGCGTGTCTGTCTTCAATGTGGATGATCTCAAGGAAGTTGTGGCTGCTAATAAGGAGGATAGGTTACGGAAAGTTCAGGATGCTCAATCGATAATTGCAgaagaaataaacaaatttgaagCCTGGAAGGATTCCCTTGAAACTGTTCCTACCATCAAGAAGTTTAGAGCTTATGTTGAGAGGATCAGGGCTGCTGAACTAGACAAATGTTTGTCTAAGATGGGTGAAGACAtcccaaagaaaaagaaagtggCCATCAATGATCTTAGCTTGGGTATAGCTAACAAACTACTTCATGGTCCAATACAGCACTTAAGATGTGATGGCAATGATAGCCGGACGTTGGATGAGATACTTCAGAATATGCATGCTATTAACAGAATGTTTGATCTTGAGACAGATTTGTCCGTATTGGAAGAGAAGATTAGAGCAAAAGTTGAACGTGGCCAGAAGTAG